DNA sequence from the Thamnophis elegans isolate rThaEle1 chromosome 4, rThaEle1.pri, whole genome shotgun sequence genome:
ACCATGACACTGAAATCAAAAAACAAAATCAGTTAACTAGTCAAGTTTCACACTCTTCTACCCTGATTTATActtcataggtaaaggtaaaggttccccttgcacatatgtgctagtcattcccgactctagggggcggtgcccatctccgtttcaaagccaaagagccagtgctgtctgaagacatctccatggtcatgtggctggcatgactaaacgccaaatgtgcacagaacactgttaccttcccaccaaaggtggttcctatttttctacttgcatttttacatactttcaaactgctaggttggcagaaacggggacaagtaatgggcgcttactccattacgcggtgctagggatttgaaccgccgacctttctgattgacaagctcagtgtcttagccactgagccaccatgtcctctTATAAAAATTAAATGACTACCCTCCTCCCCATTTCCACTGTTTTTACCTGCTTTgagtcacccagagtcacttggatGAGATGGACAtaacaaattgaataaattatggttggtcacatagccagccagatatttagactggatttggtattttatTCTGCCTagcaagtccttcccaaggaccaggATAGGTAGATGTTGCtgtttattaatatttaaattaggatacaagctgttccaagtaaagctgccttctgcaaatgatggtgattttgtcaatgccaatggtattcaagTAGTCCTCCAGATGTTGTTGAAATCATCATTATCTAATTTTCCTTAACTGAGGAACAGTAATATCACAAAATTATCTACCTTTAAGTTAAGCTCCTAAATGGCATCGTGTTAACTTCGAACCAAACCTAGCCACAGCCATCTTTCATGTTCCGCTGTTGTCACACAGAGGGGGGAAGTGGGGAAGATGGTTGGAAACCTTTACTAGACACAACAAAGAGCTTTCTTATGAGAACCAAGGTTAAACTTTACTGGCAACCGATAAGGTTGGGAAGGAGTGCCTAGAGAGCCCACCAATTGACCAACATGACCTGTGATATCTGGGGATGGGGttatttcctagtttaattatactgaaactgtGGGAAAGATTTAGAATTGGTTTTCCATTGAAGttgtgccgatatgatgtattCAATAAACAGGAACTTTGAGAAGAAGTCAAGTTTtagagttctgatttgcttgggttcattGGTCGGGCCTTAAGAACATAGGAAATTTCCAAATAAAGATCTCAATCTTCAGAAGGCAGCAAGATCAGTTCACTTACTCCCATCCTGTTCCTTGTTCTGCTCTGGGGAAAAGTTCCCTTGCAGAAAGAGGGAACATGAAAAACAAGAGGATCCATGCGGTAGCCTCAAGCATAGTCCAGGTTTCTAGAAATTCAAGTACGTCTTTAGTTTGGAATGAGGCAATATTATGAAAAGAAACTAGAATATAACAATGCTCCATCCTGGTCACTGAGCATTTGAAGCAAGTAATCCTACCAAAGTAACATACTAAAGCAGCAAAGTTTATGTTAACACACTTTTTCACACCTATTATTCAGAACAGGGCAAGCCTGTTCTTGTTTGGTTTTCAGCAGCCTTCCTTGGAGACAGAGACTGTTTCTTTCTCATTAATAGCTTTATTAATAATTGTGATTCAGGCATTTCTCAAAGtagaatttatttaaaaagtgaaaggaaGGGTTTAATCAATGTTGGATATTCAGGCTATCATCCTATTCATTACATCTAATCAGCTAAAGGCTCTGAAGAAAGAACAGACAGACATTTTAAGTTTTCATTCCACCTGATGCGCTGAAATACTACAATGGAATCCAAAGATAATGAAGCAAAAGGTTTCTTGAGATCTTAGGAAATCTCAGCCACAAAGGCcaaaattgtattgtattatatttgcatttaatggatttataggctgcccaatcccggatgAACAAAGGGAATTGTTCATTTTTGAGAGTATTGATGTATGCATTCGTTAGCTGCTAATActatattttttcagagtataagatgcaccggagtataagacgcaccaaggttttgaagaggctttaaaaaaaaaagtaggtaggtagatagagggagagagggagagaaagaaagagagagaaatacagtaggtaggtagggagagagagagagagtgtagttaggtaggtaggtaggtaggtagataaaggaatagagagagagagagagagagagagagaaatagagagagatagagagatagagaaatacagtaggtaggtagggagagagagagagtagttaggtaggtaggtaggtagataaaggaatagagagagagagagagagaaatagagagagaaatagagagagatagagagatagagaaatacagtaggtaggtagggaaagagagagagagagtataggtaggtaggtagaaggatagagagaaaaatagaaagaaagaaagagaagtacAGTAGATGGGTAGGGAGAGTGAAAGAGTAGGTGGGCAGGTAGGTACtttactttaataagatttgtatgccgcccactcccttgggactctgggtggctagagggagagagagagagagagagagaaatacaggagggaggtagggagagagagtgtgtgtaggtaggtagataggtagagggatagagcgagagaaatagaaagagaaatacagtagatagggagagagagagaacagagaggtagatagctagatagagggatagagagagaaatatagtagataggtagggaaagagagagtaggtagatagatagatgtttccaggtgtatttatccatgtgctggagaaggaaatcgctgaccaTCTGcaacacctaagactttgtttctgctggcacagcacttgatcaatgtaattctcatcaataagttaaagagctttccaaaaggaaaaaaaaagtttttgcactctgcaaacctcccccaaacggtccatttttcacgaaaacgggcccatttcctttttaaaaaaaaggcatgaatagccttggggggggggctttcagagTGGTCCTggagggtggggggcaaaaatgagcaaaaaacagctcgttttttgtgaaaacagatctattttgtgtcaaaaaaattgcatgcatagacttatggaggcttatagagtgctgctgggggctggggggggagcaaaaacggcccgttttttgctcatttctgccctctccagcccccaggagctctctgaaagcctccataagggtatgcacggccattttagtgAATGGGCGGGGCTTcgtgaggcaaaaaatgctgtattcagtgtataagatgcacccagattttcagcctcttttttgaggaaaaaaggtgcatcttatagtctgaaaaatacggtaatttagaATAACCTAGCCTAAAATAGAAAGCAGAAAGGAGCTGCTGGATTTAATTTAATCACTTTTAAGAATGCAAAACCAATTTTAAAAACCCTCTTATACCTTTTACTTTCTGTGTaacacaaaaaagaacaaaactggTGAGCCACCCGTTTGTTTATCATGGTTTTTACAAGGCAAAAATAGCTTTCTATTACAAACCATTCGATGTCTTTTTAAAAGCCTAGTTGGCTTCACACATAACCCTGAATCATAAACTATAAACTACAAACCACAATATCTTAGTGTCACATTATTTTCAAGTAGATCACATAATGGCTAACTATGATGTGTGCACCAGCCACCAGTATCATTTCACCTTGTTTCCACAGTGATGCAAAGGTAGGAAGTGTAGATTTGATTAGGAGATAGTGACATGCCCTGGAGTGTTAATATTCTTGAGGAGATCTTCCTTGAAGTCAGCCAAGTTCCCTGCCCTATCTAAATCCTATTTATTTTGGTTaagatgttttaaataaaaaatataataatgctATATAAAGCACAGCATCAATTCAtttaatgcttttttttcccccccaagccTTTGGCACAACATAGCCTGCGCCGAAGCCAATAAAAGGTAAATGGCTGCAACCCAATCTCTGATTAGAAGTTTATCCCCTTAATCTGAGTAAAAGCAATGGTACATTGAGGTTAAGCACATCCTCCAGGAGTTAGAGGAAATAATGGGATATGATCTCACCAGCCTGTTTTCAAATAAATGGATGGCTATGTTGATAACGGCAACCATTCTTTAAATTGATCTATGGTTACCAGCCAAACCATATTCTTAAACTATAAAATGTATCCTCCAACCTAAAAGTATTGTTTACTAATGAGACAGACACTAGCAAAAAAAGCTTATGAGGGCCAAACAAGATGTGACACAGACAGCAATTATATTATCTTTCGCCTgggtcagtgtttcccaaccttggaaaCTGTAAGAGGTGTGACTTCatctcccggaattccccagccagtaaggctgagaaacattgatctggGGAATCCAACTGCTTGCAAGCACATCTATTTCCTgcaacagtggttctcaatcttttgTTCACCGAtgaccccctttaaataccttttgtggccacaaaCCACCAAGATTTAACTCAAGACTTAAATCATGAAATTTCTTCAAACCTTTGTAGACCCCCCTGtgatattgccccccccccagtgtgtatgtgtatatgcatcacaagttgagaaccactgtcttaGATATATCATACATACTCTTGGCACATCAGCAAAGATTTTGCTTTACAATTTTTGTTGTAAACGTTCCTGATCAGTGACTTCAATCCAAGCATCTTAACACTACACCAAAATATGAGAGAAAGCAATATATGTAATACTTACTTGGTCCAAGTCCTATGGAGAAAGCCGCAACATAAACCAGCAAGCTAGCCAAAGAGATCCATTTCAAAAAGGGTTGCACCTTGGCCGGTTCAACTGCAACCTGGGATTCTGCTTGCATTCTGATAAATGTTTTGTCTCCCACCAATGTTGTCCCGTTCTGATACTCGGGGTCAGCAATTTCATCCTTCCACCGTGAGGAACTTTTAATAGGTAAAGTCGTGCCAGCAAAACGTTCCTTAAAAGTTTCATTAGTGAAGGTCCCAGTTCCTGCTCCCTGAGAAAGAATCTCTTCCAAAGATTGGTTTAAACAGACAGTGGTGACATTCACATGTATATTTTGCATCACTAATCCTAAGGTGATCAATGACACCGACATGAGGGATGAGCCAATACAGAGAAATGTCTTGCTTCCTAAGTGGTCCACAAAAAAAATAGCTGGTATCGTACTGATCACTTTAACTACTCCAACCCCAGTTGAGGCCAAAGTAGCTGCTGCATTGCTCTGGAATCCAACTGATTTCAAAACAGTGGATGTGTAAAACAAGATGTTGGGCTGTCCAGTTATTTGTACAAAAAAAACGAGACCAACCCCTATCAGCAGCCGTGTTCTCATGTTGTCTTTGGAATGGAACAAATCCAGGAAATGATATTGGTGTTCATCTTTCAAGGAAGATTTGATCATGGTCAGTTCTTCGGTAGTGTCCGAAGTTGCCCTGAGTTTTCCAAGTACTTTACTAGCAGCTTCATCAAAACCTTTCATAACCAGAAAACGAGGACTGGGCAGAAGAAAATATAAAGCAGCTATTTGTAAAACCCCCAGTGGAATAACAAGGCCGAACATGTACTTCCAGCCATGAGAAACATTAGCAAAAGCATAATTAGAAATGTAGGCAAAAAGAATGCCCGTAACAATCATAAGTTCATTTAAAGACACAAGCAGACCTCTTCTGTGCTGCGGGGCAATCTCTGCGATATACACACATGTTGCAGttgaagaaagagaaacagaaacccCTATCACAATCCGTCCTACTATAAGTAGTCCATAGGAGGCAAAAATGATCAGAATCACACTGCCCACAACTAGGAAAGCAGATGACAACATAATGGTAAATCGCCTCCCATATTTGTCTATCAGGATTCCACCAGTTATTGAAGCTAACAAGGCACCAACAAGAATTGTGCTTACAATTATTTCTTGTTGTCGGCACGAAAGGCTTAGGATGCTAGTTAGCTGAAGAAGAGCTCCAGAGATAACTGCAAGCTCATAACCCATCAAAAATCCACTGATAGCCGCAATGACAGATGACAGGAGAGTGAGCATTccacaacctggaattaaaggaTATGAGAAAAATCATTTAGTTTTGTTACATCAGTAAATATAGCTTAGAAACCATACTTTTCTACGATGCTCCAGCAGTTAAAATGGAGAATTGTATAAAAGGAGTTTTGAATAGATTAACTGCTTTTATTTCAAAAACCAGATACTATATGAGCCCAGAGAATTAAGAATTGAGCTAAAGAAATGGTTAATCATGGTCAAACTGTGGCAGAGTTTTCTGGATCCCGAATGGAACCAGGGTCTGCTGATGAATGGAGTCCTATCCAGTATTACTTGTCATCAACAAAAATTCCATGACAGAATGTGCTGGTTATGAGTTGAAATGGTATATCAGGAGGGAGTATTCACAACAAAACATCTTTGATCtccataatcatttttttttttgccaaaacatGGGGATGTTTGAGATGTCAGAATAACGGACAACTGGAAACCTGAGAAATGGAGCTAATATCAAAGTACCATTTTATTAGAAaagtaattgttttattttatttttcttccttttaaaaagtttttcaacAAGCTTTTTTCATCCTTTGGATTTTAAGATTTAGGAAAGGACCTAGATCAATTATACTAGAACTACTAAATGGTAACATGAACTCACATGAAGTTCCAATTGAGGTATGCAATGTTAAACTGTTCAGATAATATCTCCCATACTATTTatttcaggctggtgccttcggcttcatgcttgtgtgagcaaagcgtgattggagctgccgtctttctataaatattggttggggtgtgtgtgaagtgctggctttgttgctgtaggtggattggttggctgtgtggtAATTAGTTGacggagttgatgtttgcagattagtcagctgtttcgtaacatcctgctaaaggctgtcttgatattatgtttgtggagaattttgctgattttatctgtggtgcctatGATGTAAGGGAGGACGGCGactccaacttccctttctgggcgtcctaatctacaaaaaacccaatggctccctaggacacaccatctaccagaaaaaaccacacaccaaccgcagataaaatcagcaaaattctccacaaacacaatatcaagacagccttcggcactgaccaaaaaatagccaacatcttaaaagATCCCAAAGACacgatccagctagaaaaccaaggagtctatgaaataccatgcaaaatctgcccagccacatacattggacaaactaataggagaagaaatgcacacattgcagaacacaagaacgcagtcagaaaagaagaaaacacttCCTCCCTCTTCTAGCACCTTAAagaaacaggacatgaaattgattttgaaagaaccaaattaatctccagaactgaacacttcaacaagagaataattatggaagccatcgaaatagagaaacatccccagaacatgaataaacgtgatgatacctcctgcctaccagacatctggaaactagccctagtcaacaaacgagtcccagccacgaaaactgacaccagacccagaacaacacaggacgcaaCCACCAATCatcctcaccagactcaaacccaaacccatcccatagaccaaatgcaaccaccatccagaagccaaaccacggtggcatcaccaactgctgcacccccctccgacccccacacaaagcaaactgacacacaccatgaacacatggcaagaccgcaaactcggagccaaaccaaagcccaggatgttacacttcagccatctgctcaggatatTACAATGCAGCCcaccccccaggaggttgcagcacaggactcaggatatcactacaatagagctcaggatgtcatcacacagcccattacccaggtcgttacaacacaaaagaacaataggcacacagcgaagtacctcagccacacaggatgttatgaaacagctgattaatctacaaacatcaactccatcaactaatcaagatgttacaacacagccaaccaattcgcctacagcaacaaagccagcactccacaccccctcaagaatatttatagaaagacggcagctccgatcacgctttgctcataTAAGCACTAAGCCGAAGGCACcaacctgaagatgacgagtgggacctcgtcgaaatgtcgccaagatactctcaatcttacacgggaaaagacccgaatacgccaagacctgcatacctgtacccatgaaaatctacacacacacacacacacacacacacacacacacacacacacatgcgggTCTTGTTGTATTTATATCTATAGTATgactatatctatctgtctgtctgtctatctatctacagtatctatctatctagtatgtgtgtgtgtaaagtttAGCTCAAGCAGACTGCCTTGTAAGTCTTATGAATCTGCTTAACCATGTGGCCTGAGGTTTGTACTGTTTATGATTTACATTTTTTCCTCCTAAGTTTGCTGACAGTCCACTTATCTTGTATATTAGACATTACTTTAGTTTctgattttaaagaagaaactctgaataaaataaaataaaattctatttaACCATGCTAGCTGGACATAGGTTGAAAGACACATTTTAATATCCACCTTAGGTTGGTCTTTccaaggactagaattcatgttcCATTAATTGCATTGTTTAACTGTTGTTAAACAATGGGCCCAGAAACAGTTACACGTCATCATATTCATCAttaaggaggagagagagaatgaccattgacttacctgaacggtccttctatgtgtgctgcaaggggaatccaatcatgggttaactttgtccattagcctagagactgagtatgcaaatcttgaccacgcctcctcagACTGGACCGGATCAGTTTTGCATGAAGTCAGCCGTTGAAAGATGCATgtcaatgtcactcatggccaCAGCCACACAGGTATTAAGTCACGTCCAGAGAAAGTCCAGTCAGGCGAAAGTCAAGGTTAGTCATAAGTCATAGTCAAGGAGAAGCCCTGGCCAGCCGaaactgcgggcgggtttggattcccctcacagcacacatagaaggaccgttcaggtaagtcaacggtcgttctcctgtgtgctgcttggggaatccaatcatgggacatgccaaagcaattaagtcccagggcgggagctaggctggtcaggatCCTCCGCAGACGAAAgaaccctttgcaacactctccgcccaaaggagGCCTCAGCCGAGGCGTATACATCAACTTTGTAGTGTCTAATAAATGGCGAGGGCGACGTCGAGGTAGCTGCCCTGCAGATCTCCTCCACCGAGGCTTGCGTAGCCCGGGCCGCCATGGTAGCCGCACTTCTGGTAGAATGAGGCGTAATACGTCTGGGAACCGGTCAGGATTGACTGTCGTACGCCAAAGCgatgcacgccttcaaccatcggccgatggtgtgggaggacaccttctgtcccatGGACGACGgctggaaggaaacaaagagCGCCTCTGATCTTCTGAACAAGGCCGTGCGCTTTACATAACGTCGGAGGGTCCTACGAACATCCAAATGATGCCACTGGCGCTCTTGGGGATGCGAAGGGTGCGGGCAAAAGTCCGGAAGGACgagctcctgagccctgtggaacAACATATTGAccttcggaaggaaggaagggtccaAACGGAGGACTACTCTGTTAGGATGGAATATGCAGAGATCCGCACGCACAGACAGTGCTGCCAACTCCGAaaccctcctgg
Encoded proteins:
- the SLC2A12 gene encoding solute carrier family 2, facilitated glucose transporter member 12, which gives rise to MLLGQKKEDLSPKSQSETEEGTARRSLHDPPAQTGCGMLTLLSSVIAAISGFLMGYELAVISGALLQLTSILSLSCRQQEIIVSTILVGALLASITGGILIDKYGRRFTIMLSSAFLVVGSVILIIFASYGLLIVGRIVIGVSVSLSSTATCVYIAEIAPQHRRGLLVSLNELMIVTGILFAYISNYAFANVSHGWKYMFGLVIPLGVLQIAALYFLLPSPRFLVMKGFDEAASKVLGKLRATSDTTEELTMIKSSLKDEHQYHFLDLFHSKDNMRTRLLIGVGLVFFVQITGQPNILFYTSTVLKSVGFQSNAAATLASTGVGVVKVISTIPAIFFVDHLGSKTFLCIGSSLMSVSLITLGLVMQNIHVNVTTVCLNQSLEEILSQGAGTGTFTNETFKERFAGTTLPIKSSSRWKDEIADPEYQNGTTLVGDKTFIRMQAESQVAVEPAKVQPFLKWISLASLLVYVAAFSIGLGPMSWLVLSEIFPGGIRGRAIAFTSSVNWGVNLLISSTFLTVTNLLGLPWICYIYALMSLASLAFVIICIPETKGYSLEQISMELAKQKHAKNPFCWMGQRQNQLIGSAIELSNKDANEQFF